The genomic window CTTCACGCCGCCCATGGTGGTGCGGGTGGAGTTGGCGTTGCCGGCGAACTGCTTCTCCAGGATCAGGTTCAGTTCCTTGAGCGCAGACGGCTGCACGGTATTGAGCGAGGACACGCGCAGGATGATGTCCAGGCGCACCTTGTGGTCGAAGTGGCTGAGCACTTCGCCGGCCTGGTCCGGGTCGAGGTAGGCGACCACGATGGCCTGGATCTGCGGGTGCTCGTAGCGGATCACGTCAGCCACGGCGCGCGGCTCCATCCACTTCAGGCTGTCCAGGCCGCTGGTGTTGCCGCCCAGCAGGATGCGGTCGATGAGGTTGTTCGCCTTGTCCTCGCCCAGCGCCTGGGTGAGCATCTTGCGGATGTAGCTGTCGGCGCCCACGCCCAGGCTGGTCTGGTCGCCGACGATCTCGACGAACTCGCCCATCACCTGCTCGACCTGCTCGCGGTGCACGTTGCGCATCTGCGCCATGGCCACGCCGACCTTCTGCACTTCCTTCGGGCCCATGTGGCGCAGCACCTGCGCGGCATCGGTCTCACCCAGGGAGAGCAGGAGGATGGCGGCTTTGTCGACCTTGTTCAGTTTGGCGCTCATGCGGGCTTCACTCATCGGAATTGATCCAGTCCTTCACTACCTGGGCAACGCGCCCCGGGTCCTGGGCGACCAGTGTCTTGATCGCATTCAATTGTGCATCGTACCCCTCGGACGGGCTGGGCAGCAGGATGCTGGCCGGGCCACCGAGGCTCACGCGGTCTTCGGACAGCTCGCCCTCCAGACCGCCCAACTCGCCCAGGCCACCTTCGCCTGCGGCGCCACCGGCCACCAGGGCCTTGCTCTTGTTGCCCGACAGGTTGTTCAGCACCGGGCGCAGCACGCCCAGCACCAGCACCAGGATGAAGACGATGCCCAGCACCTGCTTGACCACGTCCCAGAACCAGGGCTGCGAGTAGAACGGCGGCGAGACGATCTCGTCACCCAGCTCCGGGGCGAACGGTG from Pseudomonas sp. GCEP-101 includes these protein-coding regions:
- the fliG gene encoding flagellar motor switch protein FliG; this translates as MSEARMSAKLNKVDKAAILLLSLGETDAAQVLRHMGPKEVQKVGVAMAQMRNVHREQVEQVMGEFVEIVGDQTSLGVGADSYIRKMLTQALGEDKANNLIDRILLGGNTSGLDSLKWMEPRAVADVIRYEHPQIQAIVVAYLDPDQAGEVLSHFDHKVRLDIILRVSSLNTVQPSALKELNLILEKQFAGNANSTRTTMGGVKRAADIMNYLDSSVEGALMDAIREVDEDLSGQIEDLMFVFDNLADVDDRGIQALLREVSSDVLVLALKGSDEAIREKIFRNMSKRAAELLRDDLEAKGPVRVSEVEGAQKEILTIARRMAESGEIVLGGKGGEEMI